From Vanessa tameamea isolate UH-Manoa-2023 chromosome 26, ilVanTame1 primary haplotype, whole genome shotgun sequence, one genomic window encodes:
- the LOC113404839 gene encoding lysine-specific demethylase 5 isoform X2: MGKCDEANVEVSMGDSASPMKPDNFTFTVPPEAPVFEPTPEEFLDPLAYISKIRPIAEKSGICKIKPPAHWQPPFAVDVDRLRFTPRIQRLNELEAITRVKLNFLDQIIKFWELQGSVLKIPTVERKPLDLYALHKIVKEAGGFEVCSSERKWSKIARRMGHPQGKGIGSILKNHYERILYPYDVFKNSGAVSCAGDNKETKIEVKGEQTPEKAGRRSSKPPAATPPPARRFKSSEPEAAEGSHTEGALPAGDDKKTPIKEEPGETRRSPRENKWMSAAGSCGARARVLRSTRLREHRLSNMTVSVTPAPPPLHPDDPLAKYMCHVCGRGDIEEQMLLCDGCDDSYHTFCLVPPLADVPKGDWRCPVCLAEEVSKPTEAFGFEQASREYTLQQFGEMADQFKSDYFNMPVHMVPTSTVEREFWRVVCSIDEDVTVEYGADLHSMDHGSGFPTKSSAHLYPGEQQYAESSWNLNNLPVLEGSVLGHINADISGMKVPWLYVGMCFATFCWHNEDHWSYSINYLHWGEPKTWYGVPSSKAEQFEAAMKAEAPELFQLQPDLLHQLVTIMNPNVLMKAGVPVYRTDQHAGEFVITFPRAYHAGFNQGYNFAEAVNFTPADWLKMGRECIAHYSTLRRYCVFSHDELVCKMALEADSLSLTVALAAYRDMRTMLHDERKLRKSLLDWGVTEAEREAFELLPDDERQCHECKTTCFLSCVTCTCTPHVACLRHHDRLCACAPAAHKLRYRYTLDELPAMLEKLKRKSEQFREWAEAVQNALDPDTPKTCDLDGLRAHLKRAHDLKMHKTELVRALETAIEDAEKCASVIQQLDLNKMRTRTRHHDPKYRLSIHELTLFAAEIDGLACVLPEGSAVKEVLRQTAEFEDRATELLSKELDECDAASVRELEEVVDLGSRLCIVLPQLSALQARLQQEKFVLSVHTHREDCSTLSPELIDKLLAEAETVVPHRRVEAERAALYKLKLQVEDWERRARAVLIDTNTPKNRESFSDSDEHTTLAELDALLAEGDEIEAALPSYHALHTATTHARDWLAKVEEMQSKELYPYMHSVEALSRRGAQIPLALLEKKHLAAALTSAQDWQRGAADMFLKKNWQCSLLEALAPRGEAGEGAEAGEGGAGRKRARGEPPAEAALLRHFSEDATPTEIVAAFKQAEQRELAAVKELRARNMRKEVRAPPTAGVTFCICQKRQYGIMNQCELCKDWFHASCVASARDDTEEREESPERIELPFPCTETKFLCPDCTRTKRPRLHRILALLVWLQKLPVRLAEGEALQCVTERAMAWQDAARALLAGPLLAALPARRAHDAPRERKDSHARSSASVEHAYSATPRALGAGARVPPGLLQKLEDLMLEGDLLEVRLSEQACVWSAVWAARAAEGRRGARVLDAGRRKRAPPAQRHAALKRTRPASAAKTAMKRGSATTTNYLNRKQGVSSGSGLMMRKHYMARQERRKRAIPAHHHARQARIAAQARAARGAVRRSSSSSRSSADDDDDCAAAACLRPTGKVDWVQCDGGCDQWFHMHCVGLNRGALREDDEYVCGSCADAKPRAERH, from the exons ATGGGAAAATGTGACGAAGCTAATGTCGAAGTTAGTATGGGGGACTCGGCGTCCCCCATGAAACCTGATAATTTTACATTCACCGTGCCCCCCGAGGCTCCAGTCTTCGAGCCTACGCCTGAAGAGTTCCTAGATCCTTTGGCGTATATCAGCAAAATAAGGCCCATCGCTGAGAAGTCGGGGATATGCAAGATAAAACCACCCGCC CATTGGCAGCCACCGTTCGCAGTAGACGTGGATCGACTGCGTTTCACACCCAGAATACAAAGGCTTAATGAATTAGAG GCTATCACAAGAGTTAAGCTGAATTTCCTCGATCAGATTATCAAGTTCTGGGAGCTTCAGGGTTCCGTTCTCAAGATACCCACAGTTGAACGGAAACCCTTAGATTTGTACGCCTTGCACAAAATCGTTAAAGAAGCTG GTGGTTTCGAAGTATGCTCATCGGAACGGAAATGGTCAAAGATAGCTCGACGGATGGGCCACCCCCAGGGCAAGGGCATCGGATCAATATTAAAGAATCACTACGAGCGCATCCTCTACCCGTATGATGTGTTCAAGAACAGCGGAGCCGTCAGCTGCGCTGGTGACAACAAAGAGACG AAGATCGAAGTGAAAGGCGAACAGACGCCGGAGAAGGCGGGACGGAGGTCGAGCAAGCCCCCGGCGGCGACGCCGCCCCCCGCGCGCCGCTTCAAGAGCTCGGAGCCCGAGGCGGCCGAGGGCAGCCACACGGAGGGCGCGCTGCCCGCCGGCGACGACAAGAAGACCCCCATCAAGGAGGAGCCCGGCGAGACCCGTCGAA GTCCGCGCGAGAACAAGTGGATGTCGGCGGCGGGCAGCTGCGGCGCGCGCGCCCGCGTGCTGCGCTCCACGCGCCTGCGCGAGCACCGCCTCAGCAACATGACCGTGTCCGTcacgcccgcgccgccgccgctgcACCCCGACGACCCC CTCGCGAAGTACATGTGCCACGTGTGCGGGCGCGGCGACATCGAGGAGCAGATGCTGCTGTGCGACGGCTGCGACGACTCGTACCACACGTTCTGCCTCGTGCCGCCGCTGGCCGACGTGCCCAAGGGCGACTGGCGCTGCCCCGTGTGCCTCGCCGAGGAG GTGTCCAAGCCGACGGAGGCGTTCGGATTCGAGCAAGCGTCCCGGGAGTACACGCTGCAGCAGTTCGGGGAGATGGCCGATCAGTTTAAATCTGATTACTTCAACATGCCAGTACAT ATGGTGCCCACGTCGACGGTGGAGCGCGAGTTCTGGCGCGTGGTGTGCTCCATCGACGAGGACGTAACGGTGGAGTACGGCGCCGACCTGCACTCCATGGACCATGGATCCG GATTCCCGACAAAATCCAGTGCACATCTCTATCCCGGTGAACAACAGTACGCGGAATCTAGCTGGAACTTGAACAATTTGCCAGTTCTAGAAGGTTCTGTGCTCGGTCACATCAATGCTGATATATCGGGCATGAAG GTCCCATGGTTGTACGTGGGCATGTGCTTCGCGACGTTCTGCTGGCACAACGAAGACCACTGGAGCTACTCCATCAACTACTTGCACTGGGGCGAACCCAAGACATG GTATGGAGTACCCAGCTCGAAAGCTGAGCAGTTTGAAGCAGCGATGAAGGCTGAGGCACCAGAGCTGTTCCAGTTACAGCCAGATCTGTTGCACCAGCTGGTCACTATCATGAATCCAAATGTCCTCATGAAGGCAGGCGTGCCTGTGTACAG GACGGACCAGCACGCGGGCGAGTTCGTGATCACGTTCCCGCGCGCCTACCACGCGGGCTTCAACCAGGGGTACAACTTCGCCGAGGCGGTCAACTTCACGCCCGCCGATTGG CTTAAAATGGGTCGCGAGTGCATCGCGCACTACTCCACACTGCGGCGATACTGCGTTTTCTCGCACGACGAGCTCGTCTGTAAGATGGCTCTGGAAGCGGACTCGCTCAGCCTCACCGTGGCGTTGGCGGCCTACAGGGATATGAGGACTATGCTGCACGATGAGAGAAAATTGAGGAAATCCCTACTCGATTGG GGCGTCACAGAGGCCGAGCGCGAGGCGTTCGAGCTGCTGCCGGACGACGAGCGACAGTGCCACGAGTGCAAGACCACGTGCTTCCTGTCGTGCGTCACGTGCACGTGCACGCCGCACGTCGCGTGTCTGCGCCACCACGACCGCCTGTGTGCGTGCGCACCCGCCGCGCACAAGCTGAG atatCGTTACACTCTCGACGAGCTCCCTGCTATGTTGGAGAAGTTAAAACGCAAGTCAGAGCAGTTCCGCGAGTGGGCGGAGGCCGTCCAGAATGCTCTAGATCCAGACACGCCCAAGACTTGCGATCTGGATGGATTGAGGGCACATCTCAAAAGGGCGCACGATTTGAAG ATGCACAAGACCGAGCTGGTGCGCGCGCTGGAGACGGCCATCGAGGACGCGGAGAAGTGCGCGTCCGTGATCCAGCAGCTCGACCTCAACAAGATGCGCACGCGCACGCGGCACCACGACCCCAAGTACCGCCTCTCCATACACGAGCTTACGCTCTTCGCGGCCGAGATCGACGGACTCGCCTGCGTGCTGCCCGAGG GTTCAGCTGTTAAAGAAGTATTACGACAAACCGCGGAATTCGAGGATCGCGCTACTGAGCTGCTGAGTAAGGAGCTCGATGAGTGCGATGCGGCTTCTGTCAGGGAGCTGGAGGAA GTGGTAGATCTCGGGTCTCGTCTCTGCATCGTACTGCCGCAGCTATCGGCGCTGCAAGCACGTCTGCAACAGGAAAAGTTCGTATTGTCCGTGCACACGCACCGCGAGGACTGCTCCACACTCTCGCCCGAACTCATCGACAAGCTGCTGGCTGAGGCCGAGACGGTGGTGCCGCATAGGCGTGTTGAGGCAGAGCGGGCGGCGTTATATAAACTCAAAT TACAAGTAGAAGACTGGGAACGTCGCGCACGCGCAGTCCTAATAGACACAAATACACCTAAGAACAGAGAGTCGTTCAGCGATTCGGACGAGCATACCACCCTCGCAGAACTAGACGCATTGCTGGCGGAGGGCGATGAGATCGAGGCCGCCTTGCCGTCCTACCACGCTCTGCACACGGCGACCACGCACGCGAGGGATTGGCTCGCGAAAGTGGAGGAGATGCAGTCCAAGGAGCTGTACCCGTACATGCACAGCGTGGAGGCGCTGTCTCGTCGCGGCGCACAGATCCCGCTGGCGCTGCTGGAGAAGAAACATCTCGCCGCCGCGCTCACCTCCGCACAAGACTGGCAGAGAGGCGCCGCAGACATGTTCCTCAAGAAG AACTGGCAGTGTTCTCTACTGGAAGCGCTGGCTCCGCGCGGTGAAGCGGGGGAGGGCGCGGAGGCAGGCGAGGGAGGCGCGGGGCGCAAACGAGCGCGCGGGGAGCCCCCGGCCGAGGCCGCGCTGCTGCGGCACTTCAGCGAGGACGCCACGCCCACGGAGATCGTGGCCGCCTTCAAGCAGGCCGAGCAGCGCGAGCTGGCCGCCGTCAAGGAGCTAAG AGCCCGCAATATGCGCAAGGAGGTACGAGCTCCACCAACGGCTGGAGTGACGTTCTGTATTTGTCAGAAGCGACAGTATGGAATCATGAATCAGTGCGAATTATGCAAGGACTGGTTCCATG CATCATGCGTGGCGTCCGCTCGTGACGACACAGAGGAGCGCGAGGAATCTCCGGAAAGGATAGAGCTGCCGTTCCCCTGCACCGAGACTAAATTCCTCTGTCCGGACTGCACACGCACGAAGCGACCGCGCTTACATCGGATACTGGCTCTACTG GTGTGGCTGCAGAAGCTGCCCGTGCGGCTGGCGGAGGGCGAGGCGCTGCAGTGCGTGACGGAGCGCGCCATGGCGTGGCAGGACGCGGCGCGCGCGCTGCTGGCCGGCCCGCTGCTGGCCGCGCTGCCCGCGCGCCGCGCGCACGACGCGCCGCGCGAGCGCAAGGACTCGCACGCCAG GTCGTCCGCGAGCGTGGAGCACGCCTACAGCGCCACGCCGCGCGCGCTGGGCGCCGGCGCCCGCGTGCCGCCCGGTCTGCTGCAGAAGCTGGAGGACCTCATGCTCGAGGGAGATCTGCTCGAG GTGCGGCTGTCGGAGCAGGCGTGCGTGTGGAGCGCGGTgtgggcggcgcgcgcggcggaggggcggcgcggcgcgcgcgtgcTGGACGCGGGCCGCCGCAagcgcgcgccgcccgcgcagCGCCACGCCGCGCTCAAGCGGACGCGCCCCGCCAGCGCCGCCAAGACCGCCATGAAGCGGGGCTCCGCCACCACCACCAACTACTTGAATAGGAAGCAG GGCGTATCTTCGGGCTCCGGTCTCATGATGCGCAAGCACTACATGGCGAGACAGGAGCGACGCAAGCGAGCCATCCCCGCGCACCACCACGCGAGGCAGGCGAGAATAG CGGCGCAGGcgcgcgcggcgcgcggcgcggtgCGGCGCAGCAGCTCGTCGTCGCGCTCGTCCgccgacgacgacgacgactgCGCCGCCGCCGCCTGTCTGCGGCCCACAG GCAAGGTCGACTGGGTGCAGTGCGACGGCGGCTGCGACCAGTGGTTCCACATGCACTGCGTGGGCCTCAACCGCGGCGCGCTGCGGGAGGACGACGAGTACGTGTGCGGCTCGTGCGCCGACGCCAAGCCGCGCGCCGAGCGCCACTGA
- the LOC113404840 gene encoding facilitated trehalose transporter Tret1-like → MEQTNITPFVKQCFVTAAVGLNIIGFGCAVGFPAVLLPQLKETDSSIPLTTESGSWIAAILALSMLAGNLMTPPIVDRLGRKAGHYALTVIFLISWYITIMATSVEALIIGRMMLGIAGGLLTTLRSILIGEYTSPRNRGAFLTTISLTQAFGIFFVHLIGSLLSWQKTALICIFFPFASLVMIMYTPESPSWLLTKGRYDECRRVFRWLRGMDEDEELEDMIKARLAFEQAIIKDHGVNWYAKLLRIVRKREFYKPIMIMIHSNIIMQFSGGTTMAAYSTVIIILLMGSNANAHFWMVFLDTQRIICNTIAVYIINRTRRRMMVLTTGVLAVASHFAIAIYVYCRNHGWEYDAIWLPALLINLQYLAVAVGTVPMPQVIGGEVFPLEYRSIGGTISLATGGGVMFLALKTFPELIDKTGLHGTYTIYGGILLVNLIIVLMLLPETMGKTLQQIEDEFRGRPLRIEELEEKQSLQSNPVEIFKRKMSERRCSSPALL, encoded by the exons ATGGAACAGACAAACATTACTCCGTTTGTGAAACAG TGCTTCGTAACAGCAGCTGTGGGGTTAAATATAATAGGCTTCGGTTGTGCTGTTGGCTTCCCCGCTGTCCTGCTGCCACAGCTGAAGGAAACAGACAGTTCTATTCCACTCACAACGGAGTCAGGATCATGGATTG CGGCAATTTTGGCTTTGAGTATGCTCGCTGGAAACCTTATGACCCCGCCCATCGTGGATCGTCTCGGGCGCAAGGCGGGTCATTACGCTCTCACCGTCATTTTTCTGATAAGCTGGTACATCACTATTATGGCAACAAGCGTTGAG GCCTTGATAATTGGAAGAATGATGCTGGGCATCGCGGGCGGTCTACTGACAACACTCCGTTCGATTCTCATTGGAGAATACACAAGTCCTCGAAATCGTGGTGCCTTCCTCACCACCATATCTCTTACACAAGCGTTTGGCATATTTTTCGTACATCTCATTGGATCACTGCTGAGCTGGCAGAAGACTGCTCTCATATGCATTTTCTTCCCGTTCGCAAGTCTCGTCATGATCATGTATACACCAGAATCTCCAAGTTGGTTGCTCACTAAAGGCAGATACGATGAATGTAGACGCGTTTTTAGATGGTTAAGAGGAATGGATGAGGATGAAGAACTAGAAGACATGATAAAAGCAAGGCTAGCCTTTGAGCAAGCGATTATCAAAGACCACGGGGTCAATTGGTACGCAAAGTTATTAAGAATTGTTCGAAAGCGGGAATTCTACAAGccgattatgattatgattcaTAGCAATATTATTATGCAATTTTCTGGTGGTACCACAATGGCCGCTTATTCCACAGTCATTATCATTCTGTTAATGGGATCGAATGCAAATGCACATTTTTGGATGGTATTTTTGGATACACAAAGAATTATTTGCAACACCATCGctgtttatatcattaatagaACTAGAAGACGAATGATGGTACTTACTACGGGAGTCCTCGCCGTAGCAAGTCATTTTGCCATCGCCATTTACGTTTACTGCAGAAATCACGGATGGGAATATGACGCTATCTGGTTACCAGCCCTGTTGATTAATCTTCAGTATTTGGCAGTAGCGGTAGGTACTGTCCCAATGCCACAAGTGATCGGTGGCGAAGTATTCCCTTTGGAGTACAGGAGTATAGGAGGAACTATCAGTTTGGCGACAGGTGGGGGGGTAATGTTTTTGGCATTAAAGACATTTCCCgaattaatagataaaactgGATTACATGGTACGTACACGATTTACGGTGGCATTTTATTAGTTAACTTGATAATTGTGTTGATGTTGCTACCAGAGACGATGGGGAAGACTCTTCAGCAAATAGAAGACGAATTTCGAGGGCGACCGCTCAGGATCGAAGAGTTGGAAGAAAAACAGTCGTTACAATCAAATCCAGTAGAAATATTCAAGAGAAAAATGTCGGAAAGGAGGTGCAGCAGCCCTGCACTGCTATAA
- the LOC113404839 gene encoding lysine-specific demethylase 5 isoform X1 yields the protein MGKCDEANVEVSMGDSASPMKPDNFTFTVPPEAPVFEPTPEEFLDPLAYISKIRPIAEKSGICKIKPPAHWQPPFAVDVDRLRFTPRIQRLNELEAITRVKLNFLDQIIKFWELQGSVLKIPTVERKPLDLYALHKIVKEAGGFEVCSSERKWSKIARRMGHPQGKGIGSILKNHYERILYPYDVFKNSGAVSCAGDNKETKIEVKGEQTPEKAGRRSSKPPAATPPPARRFKSSEPEAAEGSHTEGALPAGDDKKTPIKEEPGETRRSPRENKWMSAAGSCGARARVLRSTRLREHRLSNMTVSVTPAPPPLHPDDPLAKYMCHVCGRGDIEEQMLLCDGCDDSYHTFCLVPPLADVPKGDWRCPVCLAEEVSKPTEAFGFEQASREYTLQQFGEMADQFKSDYFNMPVHMVPTSTVEREFWRVVCSIDEDVTVEYGADLHSMDHGSGFPTKSSAHLYPGEQQYAESSWNLNNLPVLEGSVLGHINADISGMKVPWLYVGMCFATFCWHNEDHWSYSINYLHWGEPKTWYGVPSSKAEQFEAAMKAEAPELFQLQPDLLHQLVTIMNPNVLMKAGVPVYRTDQHAGEFVITFPRAYHAGFNQGYNFAEAVNFTPADWLKMGRECIAHYSTLRRYCVFSHDELVCKMALEADSLSLTVALAAYRDMRTMLHDERKLRKSLLDWGVTEAEREAFELLPDDERQCHECKTTCFLSCVTCTCTPHVACLRHHDRLCACAPAAHKLRYRYTLDELPAMLEKLKRKSEQFREWAEAVQNALDPDTPKTCDLDGLRAHLKRAHDLKMHKTELVRALETAIEDAEKCASVIQQLDLNKMRTRTRHHDPKYRLSIHELTLFAAEIDGLACVLPEGSAVKEVLRQTAEFEDRATELLSKELDECDAASVRELEEVVDLGSRLCIVLPQLSALQARLQQEKFVLSVHTHREDCSTLSPELIDKLLAEAETVVPHRRVEAERAALYKLKLQVEDWERRARAVLIDTNTPKNRESFSDSDEHTTLAELDALLAEGDEIEAALPSYHALHTATTHARDWLAKVEEMQSKELYPYMHSVEALSRRGAQIPLALLEKKHLAAALTSAQDWQRGAADMFLKKNWQCSLLEALAPRGEAGEGAEAGEGGAGRKRARGEPPAEAALLRHFSEDATPTEIVAAFKQAEQRELAAVKELRARNMRKEVRAPPTAGVTFCICQKRQYGIMNQCELCKDWFHASCVASARDDTEEREESPERIELPFPCTETKFLCPDCTRTKRPRLHRILALLVWLQKLPVRLAEGEALQCVTERAMAWQDAARALLAGPLLAALPARRAHDAPRERKDSHASRSSASVEHAYSATPRALGAGARVPPGLLQKLEDLMLEGDLLEVRLSEQACVWSAVWAARAAEGRRGARVLDAGRRKRAPPAQRHAALKRTRPASAAKTAMKRGSATTTNYLNRKQGVSSGSGLMMRKHYMARQERRKRAIPAHHHARQARIAAQARAARGAVRRSSSSSRSSADDDDDCAAAACLRPTGKVDWVQCDGGCDQWFHMHCVGLNRGALREDDEYVCGSCADAKPRAERH from the exons ATGGGAAAATGTGACGAAGCTAATGTCGAAGTTAGTATGGGGGACTCGGCGTCCCCCATGAAACCTGATAATTTTACATTCACCGTGCCCCCCGAGGCTCCAGTCTTCGAGCCTACGCCTGAAGAGTTCCTAGATCCTTTGGCGTATATCAGCAAAATAAGGCCCATCGCTGAGAAGTCGGGGATATGCAAGATAAAACCACCCGCC CATTGGCAGCCACCGTTCGCAGTAGACGTGGATCGACTGCGTTTCACACCCAGAATACAAAGGCTTAATGAATTAGAG GCTATCACAAGAGTTAAGCTGAATTTCCTCGATCAGATTATCAAGTTCTGGGAGCTTCAGGGTTCCGTTCTCAAGATACCCACAGTTGAACGGAAACCCTTAGATTTGTACGCCTTGCACAAAATCGTTAAAGAAGCTG GTGGTTTCGAAGTATGCTCATCGGAACGGAAATGGTCAAAGATAGCTCGACGGATGGGCCACCCCCAGGGCAAGGGCATCGGATCAATATTAAAGAATCACTACGAGCGCATCCTCTACCCGTATGATGTGTTCAAGAACAGCGGAGCCGTCAGCTGCGCTGGTGACAACAAAGAGACG AAGATCGAAGTGAAAGGCGAACAGACGCCGGAGAAGGCGGGACGGAGGTCGAGCAAGCCCCCGGCGGCGACGCCGCCCCCCGCGCGCCGCTTCAAGAGCTCGGAGCCCGAGGCGGCCGAGGGCAGCCACACGGAGGGCGCGCTGCCCGCCGGCGACGACAAGAAGACCCCCATCAAGGAGGAGCCCGGCGAGACCCGTCGAA GTCCGCGCGAGAACAAGTGGATGTCGGCGGCGGGCAGCTGCGGCGCGCGCGCCCGCGTGCTGCGCTCCACGCGCCTGCGCGAGCACCGCCTCAGCAACATGACCGTGTCCGTcacgcccgcgccgccgccgctgcACCCCGACGACCCC CTCGCGAAGTACATGTGCCACGTGTGCGGGCGCGGCGACATCGAGGAGCAGATGCTGCTGTGCGACGGCTGCGACGACTCGTACCACACGTTCTGCCTCGTGCCGCCGCTGGCCGACGTGCCCAAGGGCGACTGGCGCTGCCCCGTGTGCCTCGCCGAGGAG GTGTCCAAGCCGACGGAGGCGTTCGGATTCGAGCAAGCGTCCCGGGAGTACACGCTGCAGCAGTTCGGGGAGATGGCCGATCAGTTTAAATCTGATTACTTCAACATGCCAGTACAT ATGGTGCCCACGTCGACGGTGGAGCGCGAGTTCTGGCGCGTGGTGTGCTCCATCGACGAGGACGTAACGGTGGAGTACGGCGCCGACCTGCACTCCATGGACCATGGATCCG GATTCCCGACAAAATCCAGTGCACATCTCTATCCCGGTGAACAACAGTACGCGGAATCTAGCTGGAACTTGAACAATTTGCCAGTTCTAGAAGGTTCTGTGCTCGGTCACATCAATGCTGATATATCGGGCATGAAG GTCCCATGGTTGTACGTGGGCATGTGCTTCGCGACGTTCTGCTGGCACAACGAAGACCACTGGAGCTACTCCATCAACTACTTGCACTGGGGCGAACCCAAGACATG GTATGGAGTACCCAGCTCGAAAGCTGAGCAGTTTGAAGCAGCGATGAAGGCTGAGGCACCAGAGCTGTTCCAGTTACAGCCAGATCTGTTGCACCAGCTGGTCACTATCATGAATCCAAATGTCCTCATGAAGGCAGGCGTGCCTGTGTACAG GACGGACCAGCACGCGGGCGAGTTCGTGATCACGTTCCCGCGCGCCTACCACGCGGGCTTCAACCAGGGGTACAACTTCGCCGAGGCGGTCAACTTCACGCCCGCCGATTGG CTTAAAATGGGTCGCGAGTGCATCGCGCACTACTCCACACTGCGGCGATACTGCGTTTTCTCGCACGACGAGCTCGTCTGTAAGATGGCTCTGGAAGCGGACTCGCTCAGCCTCACCGTGGCGTTGGCGGCCTACAGGGATATGAGGACTATGCTGCACGATGAGAGAAAATTGAGGAAATCCCTACTCGATTGG GGCGTCACAGAGGCCGAGCGCGAGGCGTTCGAGCTGCTGCCGGACGACGAGCGACAGTGCCACGAGTGCAAGACCACGTGCTTCCTGTCGTGCGTCACGTGCACGTGCACGCCGCACGTCGCGTGTCTGCGCCACCACGACCGCCTGTGTGCGTGCGCACCCGCCGCGCACAAGCTGAG atatCGTTACACTCTCGACGAGCTCCCTGCTATGTTGGAGAAGTTAAAACGCAAGTCAGAGCAGTTCCGCGAGTGGGCGGAGGCCGTCCAGAATGCTCTAGATCCAGACACGCCCAAGACTTGCGATCTGGATGGATTGAGGGCACATCTCAAAAGGGCGCACGATTTGAAG ATGCACAAGACCGAGCTGGTGCGCGCGCTGGAGACGGCCATCGAGGACGCGGAGAAGTGCGCGTCCGTGATCCAGCAGCTCGACCTCAACAAGATGCGCACGCGCACGCGGCACCACGACCCCAAGTACCGCCTCTCCATACACGAGCTTACGCTCTTCGCGGCCGAGATCGACGGACTCGCCTGCGTGCTGCCCGAGG GTTCAGCTGTTAAAGAAGTATTACGACAAACCGCGGAATTCGAGGATCGCGCTACTGAGCTGCTGAGTAAGGAGCTCGATGAGTGCGATGCGGCTTCTGTCAGGGAGCTGGAGGAA GTGGTAGATCTCGGGTCTCGTCTCTGCATCGTACTGCCGCAGCTATCGGCGCTGCAAGCACGTCTGCAACAGGAAAAGTTCGTATTGTCCGTGCACACGCACCGCGAGGACTGCTCCACACTCTCGCCCGAACTCATCGACAAGCTGCTGGCTGAGGCCGAGACGGTGGTGCCGCATAGGCGTGTTGAGGCAGAGCGGGCGGCGTTATATAAACTCAAAT TACAAGTAGAAGACTGGGAACGTCGCGCACGCGCAGTCCTAATAGACACAAATACACCTAAGAACAGAGAGTCGTTCAGCGATTCGGACGAGCATACCACCCTCGCAGAACTAGACGCATTGCTGGCGGAGGGCGATGAGATCGAGGCCGCCTTGCCGTCCTACCACGCTCTGCACACGGCGACCACGCACGCGAGGGATTGGCTCGCGAAAGTGGAGGAGATGCAGTCCAAGGAGCTGTACCCGTACATGCACAGCGTGGAGGCGCTGTCTCGTCGCGGCGCACAGATCCCGCTGGCGCTGCTGGAGAAGAAACATCTCGCCGCCGCGCTCACCTCCGCACAAGACTGGCAGAGAGGCGCCGCAGACATGTTCCTCAAGAAG AACTGGCAGTGTTCTCTACTGGAAGCGCTGGCTCCGCGCGGTGAAGCGGGGGAGGGCGCGGAGGCAGGCGAGGGAGGCGCGGGGCGCAAACGAGCGCGCGGGGAGCCCCCGGCCGAGGCCGCGCTGCTGCGGCACTTCAGCGAGGACGCCACGCCCACGGAGATCGTGGCCGCCTTCAAGCAGGCCGAGCAGCGCGAGCTGGCCGCCGTCAAGGAGCTAAG AGCCCGCAATATGCGCAAGGAGGTACGAGCTCCACCAACGGCTGGAGTGACGTTCTGTATTTGTCAGAAGCGACAGTATGGAATCATGAATCAGTGCGAATTATGCAAGGACTGGTTCCATG CATCATGCGTGGCGTCCGCTCGTGACGACACAGAGGAGCGCGAGGAATCTCCGGAAAGGATAGAGCTGCCGTTCCCCTGCACCGAGACTAAATTCCTCTGTCCGGACTGCACACGCACGAAGCGACCGCGCTTACATCGGATACTGGCTCTACTG GTGTGGCTGCAGAAGCTGCCCGTGCGGCTGGCGGAGGGCGAGGCGCTGCAGTGCGTGACGGAGCGCGCCATGGCGTGGCAGGACGCGGCGCGCGCGCTGCTGGCCGGCCCGCTGCTGGCCGCGCTGCCCGCGCGCCGCGCGCACGACGCGCCGCGCGAGCGCAAGGACTCGCACGCCAG CAGGTCGTCCGCGAGCGTGGAGCACGCCTACAGCGCCACGCCGCGCGCGCTGGGCGCCGGCGCCCGCGTGCCGCCCGGTCTGCTGCAGAAGCTGGAGGACCTCATGCTCGAGGGAGATCTGCTCGAG GTGCGGCTGTCGGAGCAGGCGTGCGTGTGGAGCGCGGTgtgggcggcgcgcgcggcggaggggcggcgcggcgcgcgcgtgcTGGACGCGGGCCGCCGCAagcgcgcgccgcccgcgcagCGCCACGCCGCGCTCAAGCGGACGCGCCCCGCCAGCGCCGCCAAGACCGCCATGAAGCGGGGCTCCGCCACCACCACCAACTACTTGAATAGGAAGCAG GGCGTATCTTCGGGCTCCGGTCTCATGATGCGCAAGCACTACATGGCGAGACAGGAGCGACGCAAGCGAGCCATCCCCGCGCACCACCACGCGAGGCAGGCGAGAATAG CGGCGCAGGcgcgcgcggcgcgcggcgcggtgCGGCGCAGCAGCTCGTCGTCGCGCTCGTCCgccgacgacgacgacgactgCGCCGCCGCCGCCTGTCTGCGGCCCACAG GCAAGGTCGACTGGGTGCAGTGCGACGGCGGCTGCGACCAGTGGTTCCACATGCACTGCGTGGGCCTCAACCGCGGCGCGCTGCGGGAGGACGACGAGTACGTGTGCGGCTCGTGCGCCGACGCCAAGCCGCGCGCCGAGCGCCACTGA